From Passer domesticus isolate bPasDom1 chromosome 20, bPasDom1.hap1, whole genome shotgun sequence, one genomic window encodes:
- the MBTD1 gene encoding MBT domain-containing protein 1 isoform X2 has translation MENTKELTEHSSRVERKRRDSFGMFDGYDSCSEDTSSSSSSDESEEEVAPLPSSLPIIKNNGQVYTYPDGKSGMATCEMCGMVGVRDAFYSKTKRFCSVSCSRSYSSNSKKASILARLQVAGKPPTKKAKVLQKQPLVAKLAAYAQYQATLQNQAKTKAAVPVEGFSWGNYINSNSFTAAPVTCFKHAPMGTCWGDIAEGVRVEVPNTDCSLPTKVFWIAGIVKLAGYNALLRYEGFENDSSLDFWCNICGSDIHPVGWCATSGKPLVPPRTIQHKYTNWKAFLVKRLTGAKTLPPDFSQKVSECMQYPFKTSMRVEVVDKTHLCRTRVAVVDSVVGGRLRLVYEESEDKTDDFWCHMYSPLIHHIGWSRSIGHRFKRSDITKKQDGHFDAPPHLFMKVKEVDAAGEWFKEGMKLEAIDPLNLSAICVATIRKVLADGYLMIGIDGSEAADGSDWFCYHATSPSIFPVGFCEINMIELTPPRGTGYAKLPFKWFDYLRETDSIAAPVKLFNKEVPNHGFHVGMKLEAVDLMEPRLVCVATVTRIIHRLLRIHFDGWEDEYDQWVDCESPDLYPVGWCQLTGYQLQPPAPQSSRDSQSSSSKQKKKAKSQQYKGHKKMTSLQLKEELLDGEEYSFLQGTSDQESNGSASYYIKQEP, from the exons acaGAACATAGTTCGCGAGTGGAAAGGAAACGTCGAGACTCGTTCGGGATGTTTGACGGTTATGATAGTTGTAGTGAggacaccagcagcagctccagttcAGATGAAAGTGAGGAGGAGGTTGCTCCTTTGCCATCCAGTCTCCCAATTATCAAGAACAATGGGCAAGTTTATACTTATCCAGATGGCAAATCTGGCATGG CTACGTGTGAGATGTGTGGGATGGTTGGTGTCCGGGATGCTTTTTACTCTAAAACCAAGCGCTTCTGCAGTGTGTCCTGCTCCAGAAGCTATTCCTCCAACTCCAAGAAGGCCAGCATTCTGGCCAGGCTTCAGGTAGCG ggcaAACCTCCAACAAAGAAGGCTAAAGTTCTACAAAAACAGCCCTTAGTGGCTAAATTAGCAGCATATGCCCAGTACCAAGCAACTTTACAAAACCAGGCAAAGACAAAAGCAG CTGTCCCTGTGGAAGGTTTCAGCTGGGGTAACTACATCAATAGTAATAGCTTTACAGCAGCTCCTGTTACCTGCTTTAAACAC GCACCCATGGGGACTTGCTGGGGTGATATTGCAGAAGGAGTGCGAGTGGAGGTTCCAAACACTGACTGCAGCCTACCTACCAAAGTCTTCTGGATAGCTGGAATTGTAAAATTAGCAG GCTACAATGCTCTGCTGAGATATGAAGGATTTGAAAATGATTCAAGTCTTGACTTCTGGTGCAACATTTGTGGGTCTGACATCCACCCAGTTGGTTGGTGTGCAACCAGTGGGAAGCCCTTAGTTCCTCCTCGAA CCATCCAACACAAATACACAAACTGGAAAGCTTTTCTAGTGAAACGACTTACTGGTGCCAAAACACTTCCTCCTGACTTTTCTCAGAAG GTGTCTGAGTGTATGCAGTACCCGTTCAAAACTTCCATGAGGGTGGAAGTGGTGGACAAGACTCACCTGTGCCGCACGAGGGTGGCTGTGGTGGATAGCGTGGTTGGGGGCCGCCTGAGATTGGTCTATGAAGAGAGTGAGGACAAAACTGATGACTTCTGGTGCCATATGTACAGCCCACTCATTCATCATATTGGCTGGTCTCGAAGTATAGGACACAGGTTCAAAAGatctg ATATTACAAAGAAACAGGATGGACATTTTGATGCACCCCCACACTTATTTATGAAG GTAAAAGAGGTTGATGCAGCTGGAGAGTGGTTTAAAGAAGGAATGAAATTGGAAGCTATAGACCCCCTAAACCTTTCAGCAATATGTGTGGCAACTATCAGAAAG GTGCTAGCAGATGGCTATCTTATGATTGGGATTGATGGCTCAGAAGCAGCAGATGGGTCTGATTGGTTTTGTTACCATGCCACTTCCCCTTCTATTTTCCCTGTTGGTTTCTGTGAAATTAACATGATTGAACTAACTCCACCCAGAGGTACAG GTTATGCAAAACTCCCTTTTAAATGGTTTGACTACCTCAGGGAAACTGACTCAATAGCTGCACCAGTAAAGCTCTTCAATAAG GAAGTTCCAAACCACGGGTTTCATGTTGGCATGAAGCTGGAGGCTGTCGACCTGATGGAGCCGCGCCTGGTGTGCGTGGCCACGGTGACGCGCATTATTCACCGGCTGCTGAGGATACACTTCGATGGCTGGGAGGATGAGTACGATCAGTGGGTGGACTGTGAGTCCCCAGATCTCTATCCTGTGGGATGGTGTCAGCTCACTGGATACCAGCTCCAGCCTCCAGCACCGCAGT CATCAAGAGATAGCCAGTCAAGTTCAtccaaacagaagaaaaaagctaAATCACAGCAGTACAAAGGACATAAGAAAA
- the MBTD1 gene encoding MBT domain-containing protein 1 isoform X5, with the protein MENTKELTEHSSRVERKRRDSFGMFDGYDSCSEDTSSSSSSDESEEEVAPLPSSLPIIKNNGQVYTYPDGKSGMATCEMCGMVGVRDAFYSKTKRFCSVSCSRSYSSNSKKASILARLQVGKPPTKKAKVLQKQPLVAKLAAYAQYQATLQNQAKTKAAVPVEGFSWGNYINSNSFTAAPVTCFKHAPMGTCWGDIAEGVRVEVPNTDCSLPTKVFWIAGIVKLAGYNALLRYEGFENDSSLDFWCNICGSDIHPVGWCATSGKPLVPPRTIQHKYTNWKAFLVKRLTGAKTLPPDFSQKVSECMQYPFKTSMRVEVVDKTHLCRTRVAVVDSVVGGRLRLVYEESEDKTDDFWCHMYSPLIHHIGWSRSIGHRFKRSDITKKQDGHFDAPPHLFMKVKEVDAAGEWFKEGMKLEAIDPLNLSAICVATIRKVLADGYLMIGIDGSEAADGSDWFCYHATSPSIFPVGFCEINMIELTPPRGTGYAKLPFKWFDYLRETDSIAAPVKLFNKEVPNHGFHVGMKLEAVDLMEPRLVCVATVTRIIHRLLRIHFDGWEDEYDQWVDCESPDLYPVGWCQLTGYQLQPPAPQSSRDSQSSSSKQKKKAKSQQYKGHKKMTSLQLKEELLDGEEYSFLQGTSDQESNGSASYYIKQEP; encoded by the exons acaGAACATAGTTCGCGAGTGGAAAGGAAACGTCGAGACTCGTTCGGGATGTTTGACGGTTATGATAGTTGTAGTGAggacaccagcagcagctccagttcAGATGAAAGTGAGGAGGAGGTTGCTCCTTTGCCATCCAGTCTCCCAATTATCAAGAACAATGGGCAAGTTTATACTTATCCAGATGGCAAATCTGGCATGG CTACGTGTGAGATGTGTGGGATGGTTGGTGTCCGGGATGCTTTTTACTCTAAAACCAAGCGCTTCTGCAGTGTGTCCTGCTCCAGAAGCTATTCCTCCAACTCCAAGAAGGCCAGCATTCTGGCCAGGCTTCAGGTA ggcaAACCTCCAACAAAGAAGGCTAAAGTTCTACAAAAACAGCCCTTAGTGGCTAAATTAGCAGCATATGCCCAGTACCAAGCAACTTTACAAAACCAGGCAAAGACAAAAGCAG CTGTCCCTGTGGAAGGTTTCAGCTGGGGTAACTACATCAATAGTAATAGCTTTACAGCAGCTCCTGTTACCTGCTTTAAACAC GCACCCATGGGGACTTGCTGGGGTGATATTGCAGAAGGAGTGCGAGTGGAGGTTCCAAACACTGACTGCAGCCTACCTACCAAAGTCTTCTGGATAGCTGGAATTGTAAAATTAGCAG GCTACAATGCTCTGCTGAGATATGAAGGATTTGAAAATGATTCAAGTCTTGACTTCTGGTGCAACATTTGTGGGTCTGACATCCACCCAGTTGGTTGGTGTGCAACCAGTGGGAAGCCCTTAGTTCCTCCTCGAA CCATCCAACACAAATACACAAACTGGAAAGCTTTTCTAGTGAAACGACTTACTGGTGCCAAAACACTTCCTCCTGACTTTTCTCAGAAG GTGTCTGAGTGTATGCAGTACCCGTTCAAAACTTCCATGAGGGTGGAAGTGGTGGACAAGACTCACCTGTGCCGCACGAGGGTGGCTGTGGTGGATAGCGTGGTTGGGGGCCGCCTGAGATTGGTCTATGAAGAGAGTGAGGACAAAACTGATGACTTCTGGTGCCATATGTACAGCCCACTCATTCATCATATTGGCTGGTCTCGAAGTATAGGACACAGGTTCAAAAGatctg ATATTACAAAGAAACAGGATGGACATTTTGATGCACCCCCACACTTATTTATGAAG GTAAAAGAGGTTGATGCAGCTGGAGAGTGGTTTAAAGAAGGAATGAAATTGGAAGCTATAGACCCCCTAAACCTTTCAGCAATATGTGTGGCAACTATCAGAAAG GTGCTAGCAGATGGCTATCTTATGATTGGGATTGATGGCTCAGAAGCAGCAGATGGGTCTGATTGGTTTTGTTACCATGCCACTTCCCCTTCTATTTTCCCTGTTGGTTTCTGTGAAATTAACATGATTGAACTAACTCCACCCAGAGGTACAG GTTATGCAAAACTCCCTTTTAAATGGTTTGACTACCTCAGGGAAACTGACTCAATAGCTGCACCAGTAAAGCTCTTCAATAAG GAAGTTCCAAACCACGGGTTTCATGTTGGCATGAAGCTGGAGGCTGTCGACCTGATGGAGCCGCGCCTGGTGTGCGTGGCCACGGTGACGCGCATTATTCACCGGCTGCTGAGGATACACTTCGATGGCTGGGAGGATGAGTACGATCAGTGGGTGGACTGTGAGTCCCCAGATCTCTATCCTGTGGGATGGTGTCAGCTCACTGGATACCAGCTCCAGCCTCCAGCACCGCAGT CATCAAGAGATAGCCAGTCAAGTTCAtccaaacagaagaaaaaagctaAATCACAGCAGTACAAAGGACATAAGAAAA
- the MBTD1 gene encoding MBT domain-containing protein 1 isoform X10, with the protein MFDGYDSCSEDTSSSSSSDESEEEVAPLPSSLPIIKNNGQVYTYPDGKSGMATCEMCGMVGVRDAFYSKTKRFCSVSCSRSYSSNSKKASILARLQVAGKPPTKKAKVLQKQPLVAKLAAYAQYQATLQNQAKTKAAAVPVEGFSWGNYINSNSFTAAPVTCFKHAPMGTCWGDIAEGVRVEVPNTDCSLPTKVFWIAGIVKLAGYNALLRYEGFENDSSLDFWCNICGSDIHPVGWCATSGKPLVPPRTIQHKYTNWKAFLVKRLTGAKTLPPDFSQKVSECMQYPFKTSMRVEVVDKTHLCRTRVAVVDSVVGGRLRLVYEESEDKTDDFWCHMYSPLIHHIGWSRSIGHRFKRSDITKKQDGHFDAPPHLFMKVKEVDAAGEWFKEGMKLEAIDPLNLSAICVATIRKVLADGYLMIGIDGSEAADGSDWFCYHATSPSIFPVGFCEINMIELTPPRGTGYAKLPFKWFDYLRETDSIAAPVKLFNKEVPNHGFHVGMKLEAVDLMEPRLVCVATVTRIIHRLLRIHFDGWEDEYDQWVDCESPDLYPVGWCQLTGYQLQPPAPQSSRDSQSSSSKQKKKAKSQQYKGHKKMTSLQLKEELLDGEEYSFLQGTSDQESNGSASYYIKQEP; encoded by the exons ATGTTTGACGGTTATGATAGTTGTAGTGAggacaccagcagcagctccagttcAGATGAAAGTGAGGAGGAGGTTGCTCCTTTGCCATCCAGTCTCCCAATTATCAAGAACAATGGGCAAGTTTATACTTATCCAGATGGCAAATCTGGCATGG CTACGTGTGAGATGTGTGGGATGGTTGGTGTCCGGGATGCTTTTTACTCTAAAACCAAGCGCTTCTGCAGTGTGTCCTGCTCCAGAAGCTATTCCTCCAACTCCAAGAAGGCCAGCATTCTGGCCAGGCTTCAGGTAGCG ggcaAACCTCCAACAAAGAAGGCTAAAGTTCTACAAAAACAGCCCTTAGTGGCTAAATTAGCAGCATATGCCCAGTACCAAGCAACTTTACAAAACCAGGCAAAGACAAAAGCAG CAGCTGTCCCTGTGGAAGGTTTCAGCTGGGGTAACTACATCAATAGTAATAGCTTTACAGCAGCTCCTGTTACCTGCTTTAAACAC GCACCCATGGGGACTTGCTGGGGTGATATTGCAGAAGGAGTGCGAGTGGAGGTTCCAAACACTGACTGCAGCCTACCTACCAAAGTCTTCTGGATAGCTGGAATTGTAAAATTAGCAG GCTACAATGCTCTGCTGAGATATGAAGGATTTGAAAATGATTCAAGTCTTGACTTCTGGTGCAACATTTGTGGGTCTGACATCCACCCAGTTGGTTGGTGTGCAACCAGTGGGAAGCCCTTAGTTCCTCCTCGAA CCATCCAACACAAATACACAAACTGGAAAGCTTTTCTAGTGAAACGACTTACTGGTGCCAAAACACTTCCTCCTGACTTTTCTCAGAAG GTGTCTGAGTGTATGCAGTACCCGTTCAAAACTTCCATGAGGGTGGAAGTGGTGGACAAGACTCACCTGTGCCGCACGAGGGTGGCTGTGGTGGATAGCGTGGTTGGGGGCCGCCTGAGATTGGTCTATGAAGAGAGTGAGGACAAAACTGATGACTTCTGGTGCCATATGTACAGCCCACTCATTCATCATATTGGCTGGTCTCGAAGTATAGGACACAGGTTCAAAAGatctg ATATTACAAAGAAACAGGATGGACATTTTGATGCACCCCCACACTTATTTATGAAG GTAAAAGAGGTTGATGCAGCTGGAGAGTGGTTTAAAGAAGGAATGAAATTGGAAGCTATAGACCCCCTAAACCTTTCAGCAATATGTGTGGCAACTATCAGAAAG GTGCTAGCAGATGGCTATCTTATGATTGGGATTGATGGCTCAGAAGCAGCAGATGGGTCTGATTGGTTTTGTTACCATGCCACTTCCCCTTCTATTTTCCCTGTTGGTTTCTGTGAAATTAACATGATTGAACTAACTCCACCCAGAGGTACAG GTTATGCAAAACTCCCTTTTAAATGGTTTGACTACCTCAGGGAAACTGACTCAATAGCTGCACCAGTAAAGCTCTTCAATAAG GAAGTTCCAAACCACGGGTTTCATGTTGGCATGAAGCTGGAGGCTGTCGACCTGATGGAGCCGCGCCTGGTGTGCGTGGCCACGGTGACGCGCATTATTCACCGGCTGCTGAGGATACACTTCGATGGCTGGGAGGATGAGTACGATCAGTGGGTGGACTGTGAGTCCCCAGATCTCTATCCTGTGGGATGGTGTCAGCTCACTGGATACCAGCTCCAGCCTCCAGCACCGCAGT CATCAAGAGATAGCCAGTCAAGTTCAtccaaacagaagaaaaaagctaAATCACAGCAGTACAAAGGACATAAGAAAA
- the MBTD1 gene encoding MBT domain-containing protein 1 isoform X8 — translation MENTKELTEHSSRVERKRRDSFGMFDGYDSCSEDTSSSSSSDESEEEVAPLPSSLPIIKNNGQVYTYPDGKSGMATCEMCGMVGVRDAFYSKTKRFCSVSCSRSYSSNSKKASILARLQGKPPTKKAKVLQKQPLVAKLAAYAQYQATLQNQAKTKAAVPVEGFSWGNYINSNSFTAAPVTCFKHAPMGTCWGDIAEGVRVEVPNTDCSLPTKVFWIAGIVKLAGYNALLRYEGFENDSSLDFWCNICGSDIHPVGWCATSGKPLVPPRTIQHKYTNWKAFLVKRLTGAKTLPPDFSQKVSECMQYPFKTSMRVEVVDKTHLCRTRVAVVDSVVGGRLRLVYEESEDKTDDFWCHMYSPLIHHIGWSRSIGHRFKRSDITKKQDGHFDAPPHLFMKVKEVDAAGEWFKEGMKLEAIDPLNLSAICVATIRKVLADGYLMIGIDGSEAADGSDWFCYHATSPSIFPVGFCEINMIELTPPRGTGYAKLPFKWFDYLRETDSIAAPVKLFNKEVPNHGFHVGMKLEAVDLMEPRLVCVATVTRIIHRLLRIHFDGWEDEYDQWVDCESPDLYPVGWCQLTGYQLQPPAPQSSRDSQSSSSKQKKKAKSQQYKGHKKMTSLQLKEELLDGEEYSFLQGTSDQESNGSASYYIKQEP, via the exons acaGAACATAGTTCGCGAGTGGAAAGGAAACGTCGAGACTCGTTCGGGATGTTTGACGGTTATGATAGTTGTAGTGAggacaccagcagcagctccagttcAGATGAAAGTGAGGAGGAGGTTGCTCCTTTGCCATCCAGTCTCCCAATTATCAAGAACAATGGGCAAGTTTATACTTATCCAGATGGCAAATCTGGCATGG CTACGTGTGAGATGTGTGGGATGGTTGGTGTCCGGGATGCTTTTTACTCTAAAACCAAGCGCTTCTGCAGTGTGTCCTGCTCCAGAAGCTATTCCTCCAACTCCAAGAAGGCCAGCATTCTGGCCAGGCTTCAG ggcaAACCTCCAACAAAGAAGGCTAAAGTTCTACAAAAACAGCCCTTAGTGGCTAAATTAGCAGCATATGCCCAGTACCAAGCAACTTTACAAAACCAGGCAAAGACAAAAGCAG CTGTCCCTGTGGAAGGTTTCAGCTGGGGTAACTACATCAATAGTAATAGCTTTACAGCAGCTCCTGTTACCTGCTTTAAACAC GCACCCATGGGGACTTGCTGGGGTGATATTGCAGAAGGAGTGCGAGTGGAGGTTCCAAACACTGACTGCAGCCTACCTACCAAAGTCTTCTGGATAGCTGGAATTGTAAAATTAGCAG GCTACAATGCTCTGCTGAGATATGAAGGATTTGAAAATGATTCAAGTCTTGACTTCTGGTGCAACATTTGTGGGTCTGACATCCACCCAGTTGGTTGGTGTGCAACCAGTGGGAAGCCCTTAGTTCCTCCTCGAA CCATCCAACACAAATACACAAACTGGAAAGCTTTTCTAGTGAAACGACTTACTGGTGCCAAAACACTTCCTCCTGACTTTTCTCAGAAG GTGTCTGAGTGTATGCAGTACCCGTTCAAAACTTCCATGAGGGTGGAAGTGGTGGACAAGACTCACCTGTGCCGCACGAGGGTGGCTGTGGTGGATAGCGTGGTTGGGGGCCGCCTGAGATTGGTCTATGAAGAGAGTGAGGACAAAACTGATGACTTCTGGTGCCATATGTACAGCCCACTCATTCATCATATTGGCTGGTCTCGAAGTATAGGACACAGGTTCAAAAGatctg ATATTACAAAGAAACAGGATGGACATTTTGATGCACCCCCACACTTATTTATGAAG GTAAAAGAGGTTGATGCAGCTGGAGAGTGGTTTAAAGAAGGAATGAAATTGGAAGCTATAGACCCCCTAAACCTTTCAGCAATATGTGTGGCAACTATCAGAAAG GTGCTAGCAGATGGCTATCTTATGATTGGGATTGATGGCTCAGAAGCAGCAGATGGGTCTGATTGGTTTTGTTACCATGCCACTTCCCCTTCTATTTTCCCTGTTGGTTTCTGTGAAATTAACATGATTGAACTAACTCCACCCAGAGGTACAG GTTATGCAAAACTCCCTTTTAAATGGTTTGACTACCTCAGGGAAACTGACTCAATAGCTGCACCAGTAAAGCTCTTCAATAAG GAAGTTCCAAACCACGGGTTTCATGTTGGCATGAAGCTGGAGGCTGTCGACCTGATGGAGCCGCGCCTGGTGTGCGTGGCCACGGTGACGCGCATTATTCACCGGCTGCTGAGGATACACTTCGATGGCTGGGAGGATGAGTACGATCAGTGGGTGGACTGTGAGTCCCCAGATCTCTATCCTGTGGGATGGTGTCAGCTCACTGGATACCAGCTCCAGCCTCCAGCACCGCAGT CATCAAGAGATAGCCAGTCAAGTTCAtccaaacagaagaaaaaagctaAATCACAGCAGTACAAAGGACATAAGAAAA
- the MBTD1 gene encoding MBT domain-containing protein 1 isoform X3, protein MENTKELTEHSSRVERKRRDSFGMFDGYDSCSEDTSSSSSSDESEEEVAPLPSSLPIIKNNGQVYTYPDGKSGMATCEMCGMVGVRDAFYSKTKRFCSVSCSRSYSSNSKKASILARLQVGKPPTKKAKVLQKQPLVAKLAAYAQYQATLQNQAKTKAAAVPVEGFSWGNYINSNSFTAAPVTCFKHAPMGTCWGDIAEGVRVEVPNTDCSLPTKVFWIAGIVKLAGYNALLRYEGFENDSSLDFWCNICGSDIHPVGWCATSGKPLVPPRTIQHKYTNWKAFLVKRLTGAKTLPPDFSQKVSECMQYPFKTSMRVEVVDKTHLCRTRVAVVDSVVGGRLRLVYEESEDKTDDFWCHMYSPLIHHIGWSRSIGHRFKRSDITKKQDGHFDAPPHLFMKVKEVDAAGEWFKEGMKLEAIDPLNLSAICVATIRKVLADGYLMIGIDGSEAADGSDWFCYHATSPSIFPVGFCEINMIELTPPRGTGYAKLPFKWFDYLRETDSIAAPVKLFNKEVPNHGFHVGMKLEAVDLMEPRLVCVATVTRIIHRLLRIHFDGWEDEYDQWVDCESPDLYPVGWCQLTGYQLQPPAPQSSRDSQSSSSKQKKKAKSQQYKGHKKMTSLQLKEELLDGEEYSFLQGTSDQESNGSASYYIKQEP, encoded by the exons acaGAACATAGTTCGCGAGTGGAAAGGAAACGTCGAGACTCGTTCGGGATGTTTGACGGTTATGATAGTTGTAGTGAggacaccagcagcagctccagttcAGATGAAAGTGAGGAGGAGGTTGCTCCTTTGCCATCCAGTCTCCCAATTATCAAGAACAATGGGCAAGTTTATACTTATCCAGATGGCAAATCTGGCATGG CTACGTGTGAGATGTGTGGGATGGTTGGTGTCCGGGATGCTTTTTACTCTAAAACCAAGCGCTTCTGCAGTGTGTCCTGCTCCAGAAGCTATTCCTCCAACTCCAAGAAGGCCAGCATTCTGGCCAGGCTTCAGGTA ggcaAACCTCCAACAAAGAAGGCTAAAGTTCTACAAAAACAGCCCTTAGTGGCTAAATTAGCAGCATATGCCCAGTACCAAGCAACTTTACAAAACCAGGCAAAGACAAAAGCAG CAGCTGTCCCTGTGGAAGGTTTCAGCTGGGGTAACTACATCAATAGTAATAGCTTTACAGCAGCTCCTGTTACCTGCTTTAAACAC GCACCCATGGGGACTTGCTGGGGTGATATTGCAGAAGGAGTGCGAGTGGAGGTTCCAAACACTGACTGCAGCCTACCTACCAAAGTCTTCTGGATAGCTGGAATTGTAAAATTAGCAG GCTACAATGCTCTGCTGAGATATGAAGGATTTGAAAATGATTCAAGTCTTGACTTCTGGTGCAACATTTGTGGGTCTGACATCCACCCAGTTGGTTGGTGTGCAACCAGTGGGAAGCCCTTAGTTCCTCCTCGAA CCATCCAACACAAATACACAAACTGGAAAGCTTTTCTAGTGAAACGACTTACTGGTGCCAAAACACTTCCTCCTGACTTTTCTCAGAAG GTGTCTGAGTGTATGCAGTACCCGTTCAAAACTTCCATGAGGGTGGAAGTGGTGGACAAGACTCACCTGTGCCGCACGAGGGTGGCTGTGGTGGATAGCGTGGTTGGGGGCCGCCTGAGATTGGTCTATGAAGAGAGTGAGGACAAAACTGATGACTTCTGGTGCCATATGTACAGCCCACTCATTCATCATATTGGCTGGTCTCGAAGTATAGGACACAGGTTCAAAAGatctg ATATTACAAAGAAACAGGATGGACATTTTGATGCACCCCCACACTTATTTATGAAG GTAAAAGAGGTTGATGCAGCTGGAGAGTGGTTTAAAGAAGGAATGAAATTGGAAGCTATAGACCCCCTAAACCTTTCAGCAATATGTGTGGCAACTATCAGAAAG GTGCTAGCAGATGGCTATCTTATGATTGGGATTGATGGCTCAGAAGCAGCAGATGGGTCTGATTGGTTTTGTTACCATGCCACTTCCCCTTCTATTTTCCCTGTTGGTTTCTGTGAAATTAACATGATTGAACTAACTCCACCCAGAGGTACAG GTTATGCAAAACTCCCTTTTAAATGGTTTGACTACCTCAGGGAAACTGACTCAATAGCTGCACCAGTAAAGCTCTTCAATAAG GAAGTTCCAAACCACGGGTTTCATGTTGGCATGAAGCTGGAGGCTGTCGACCTGATGGAGCCGCGCCTGGTGTGCGTGGCCACGGTGACGCGCATTATTCACCGGCTGCTGAGGATACACTTCGATGGCTGGGAGGATGAGTACGATCAGTGGGTGGACTGTGAGTCCCCAGATCTCTATCCTGTGGGATGGTGTCAGCTCACTGGATACCAGCTCCAGCCTCCAGCACCGCAGT CATCAAGAGATAGCCAGTCAAGTTCAtccaaacagaagaaaaaagctaAATCACAGCAGTACAAAGGACATAAGAAAA
- the MBTD1 gene encoding MBT domain-containing protein 1 isoform X11: MCGMVGVRDAFYSKTKRFCSVSCSRSYSSNSKKASILARLQVAGKPPTKKAKVLQKQPLVAKLAAYAQYQATLQNQAKTKAAAVPVEGFSWGNYINSNSFTAAPVTCFKHAPMGTCWGDIAEGVRVEVPNTDCSLPTKVFWIAGIVKLAGYNALLRYEGFENDSSLDFWCNICGSDIHPVGWCATSGKPLVPPRTIQHKYTNWKAFLVKRLTGAKTLPPDFSQKVSECMQYPFKTSMRVEVVDKTHLCRTRVAVVDSVVGGRLRLVYEESEDKTDDFWCHMYSPLIHHIGWSRSIGHRFKRSDITKKQDGHFDAPPHLFMKVKEVDAAGEWFKEGMKLEAIDPLNLSAICVATIRKVLADGYLMIGIDGSEAADGSDWFCYHATSPSIFPVGFCEINMIELTPPRGTGYAKLPFKWFDYLRETDSIAAPVKLFNKEVPNHGFHVGMKLEAVDLMEPRLVCVATVTRIIHRLLRIHFDGWEDEYDQWVDCESPDLYPVGWCQLTGYQLQPPAPQSSRDSQSSSSKQKKKAKSQQYKGHKKMTSLQLKEELLDGEEYSFLQGTSDQESNGSASYYIKQEP, translated from the exons ATGTGTGGGATGGTTGGTGTCCGGGATGCTTTTTACTCTAAAACCAAGCGCTTCTGCAGTGTGTCCTGCTCCAGAAGCTATTCCTCCAACTCCAAGAAGGCCAGCATTCTGGCCAGGCTTCAGGTAGCG ggcaAACCTCCAACAAAGAAGGCTAAAGTTCTACAAAAACAGCCCTTAGTGGCTAAATTAGCAGCATATGCCCAGTACCAAGCAACTTTACAAAACCAGGCAAAGACAAAAGCAG CAGCTGTCCCTGTGGAAGGTTTCAGCTGGGGTAACTACATCAATAGTAATAGCTTTACAGCAGCTCCTGTTACCTGCTTTAAACAC GCACCCATGGGGACTTGCTGGGGTGATATTGCAGAAGGAGTGCGAGTGGAGGTTCCAAACACTGACTGCAGCCTACCTACCAAAGTCTTCTGGATAGCTGGAATTGTAAAATTAGCAG GCTACAATGCTCTGCTGAGATATGAAGGATTTGAAAATGATTCAAGTCTTGACTTCTGGTGCAACATTTGTGGGTCTGACATCCACCCAGTTGGTTGGTGTGCAACCAGTGGGAAGCCCTTAGTTCCTCCTCGAA CCATCCAACACAAATACACAAACTGGAAAGCTTTTCTAGTGAAACGACTTACTGGTGCCAAAACACTTCCTCCTGACTTTTCTCAGAAG GTGTCTGAGTGTATGCAGTACCCGTTCAAAACTTCCATGAGGGTGGAAGTGGTGGACAAGACTCACCTGTGCCGCACGAGGGTGGCTGTGGTGGATAGCGTGGTTGGGGGCCGCCTGAGATTGGTCTATGAAGAGAGTGAGGACAAAACTGATGACTTCTGGTGCCATATGTACAGCCCACTCATTCATCATATTGGCTGGTCTCGAAGTATAGGACACAGGTTCAAAAGatctg ATATTACAAAGAAACAGGATGGACATTTTGATGCACCCCCACACTTATTTATGAAG GTAAAAGAGGTTGATGCAGCTGGAGAGTGGTTTAAAGAAGGAATGAAATTGGAAGCTATAGACCCCCTAAACCTTTCAGCAATATGTGTGGCAACTATCAGAAAG GTGCTAGCAGATGGCTATCTTATGATTGGGATTGATGGCTCAGAAGCAGCAGATGGGTCTGATTGGTTTTGTTACCATGCCACTTCCCCTTCTATTTTCCCTGTTGGTTTCTGTGAAATTAACATGATTGAACTAACTCCACCCAGAGGTACAG GTTATGCAAAACTCCCTTTTAAATGGTTTGACTACCTCAGGGAAACTGACTCAATAGCTGCACCAGTAAAGCTCTTCAATAAG GAAGTTCCAAACCACGGGTTTCATGTTGGCATGAAGCTGGAGGCTGTCGACCTGATGGAGCCGCGCCTGGTGTGCGTGGCCACGGTGACGCGCATTATTCACCGGCTGCTGAGGATACACTTCGATGGCTGGGAGGATGAGTACGATCAGTGGGTGGACTGTGAGTCCCCAGATCTCTATCCTGTGGGATGGTGTCAGCTCACTGGATACCAGCTCCAGCCTCCAGCACCGCAGT CATCAAGAGATAGCCAGTCAAGTTCAtccaaacagaagaaaaaagctaAATCACAGCAGTACAAAGGACATAAGAAAA